In a single window of the Nicotiana tomentosiformis chromosome 10, ASM39032v3, whole genome shotgun sequence genome:
- the LOC104096823 gene encoding mevalonate kinase-like codes for RIFQDLGTAPPEKVYVIGNTIKFRTGDLTCLKTNMPIKMLITNTKVRRNTKALVVGVSERTMRHPTAMASVFTAVDSISNELATIIQSPVSDDLAITEKEEKLGVLMEMNQGLLQCMGVSHASIESVLRSTLKYKLSSNLTGAGGGGCVLTLLPTLLSGTVVDQLMVELETFGFQCFVAGIGGKGVEVSFNAPFLIITRGNSLTS; via the exons AGAATATTTCAAGATCTGGGAACTGCACCACCTGAAAAAGTTTATGTGATAGGAAATACGATCAAGTTCAGAACTGGCGATTTGACATGCCTCAAAACAAACATGCCAATTAAAATGTTGATCACTAACACAAAGGTCAGAAGAAATACAAAGGCGTTGGTAGTTGGCGTCTCAGAGAGGACAATGAGGCATCCAACCGCTATGGCTTCTGTATTTACTGCAGTTGACTCCATCAGCAACGAGTTAGCTACCATCATTCAGTCACCTGTCTCCGATGATCTTGCCATAACTGAGAAGGAAGAGAAGCTGGGAGTGTTGATGGAGATGAACCAAGGATTGCTGCAGTGCATGGGCGTTAGCCATGCCTCTATAGAATCTGTGCTTCGATCGACTCTAAAGTACAAACTATCTTCCAACTTAACTGGAGCTGGTGGTGGAGGCTGTGTTTTGACACTACTACCTACAC TGCTATCAGGAACGGTTGTTGATCAGCTGATGGTTGAGTTAGAGACATTCGGATTCCAATGTTTTGTTGCCGGGATTGGTGGAAAAGGTGTAGAAGTTTCATTTAATGCCCCTTTCTTGATCATAACCAGAGGCAATAGTTTGACGTCATGA